The stretch of DNA TCTGGTGAGCCGGGTTGATGCGGGCCGGCTCACCAATCGGGCTTTATACTGGCACTACCACGTACGAGATTATGGGTAACAATAGAGGAAAGGGATGAAGAACCAAATAACTAAGCATATTTTAATGCTTCTAATTGTTTCCATGGCTGCGCTTGCCGTAATGGCGGGGTGCACGTCATCTGCGACACCGACACCGACTCAATCACAGCAGAATCAGCAGCCGGTTGAAGTCTTATCTGTTTTAGATACCTATAAAACCGGCCAAACGGTTAACCCCGGCGGGCCGGAAATTGAAATAACCTTAAAGAACGTGTCTGTTGAGCCTGTAGTTTCTTTAGAGGCCGCTCTCGAACTACTTTCTATACCTGCCGATTCTTTTCTAAAGAGATCTTGGAACTACAACTTCAATGTTACTTCTTCGAATCCTTTGTTGCCTGGTAAAAGCATCAGAGCTAAAAACATTCTAATCAGTGGAGGATTTGGCGATAGTCTTCCATATGCTGTGACTATAAATGGAACCCTGCAAAGCGGCGCAGTATTTGCTTACACGTGGGAACCGCCGAATTAATGAAATCCGGAAAGGGCAATACGGTACAGTGATAGAGAAACGTAGAGGAAATAGAAATATAACTAATCCTCTGCCTTGACGTTAATACTAGTGAAGAACATGTTTTACAGGGAGGGATTATCATGAAACGGCTATTATTTTTAATGCTGGCGATTGTGATGATAAGCGGCCTTTTCGGCTGTTCTCAGCCGGCTGCGGCAGGGCTGCTGAAGTCGGATAAAGACCGCATCACCTCACCGATGGTAAATCAATCCGACATGACAATGCTGGTAAATGGCGATGGTGAATTCGCCTTCGACCTTTACCAGGCTTTAAAGAAAGAAGGCGGTAATATCTTCTATTCGCCCTACAGCATCTCGCTGGCTCTGGCGATGACCTACGCCGGCGCCCGTGGTGAAACTGCGCAGCAAATGGCAGATACCCTTCATTACCTGCTACCTCAGAGTGCTCTGCATCCGGCGTTTAACAGTCTTGGCATCGAGTTAGACAAGCGCGGTGAGGGAGCCCAGGGCAAAGACGAGCAAGGTTTCCGGCTTAACATAGTCAATGCAATCTGGGGACAGAAGGATTATAAATTCCTCTCGGCCTATCTTGATCTGCTGGCCGAGAACTACGGAGCCGGATTAAGGGTTCTTGATTTCATTAAAAACACGGATCAATCCCGGGAAGTGATTAATCAATGGGTGAGTGACCAGACGGAAGGCCGCATCAAAGACCTGATTCCGGAAGGTAGTATTGATTCACTGACTCGTCTGGTATTGACCAACGCCATCTACTTCAATGCGGCATGGGCTCTCCCTTTCCAGCCGGAAGCTACCCAAAATGGTCCGTTCCATTTGATAAGCGGCACCGACGTAACTGTGGCGATGATGAAGCAAACCGGCTCCTTTAAATACGTCGAGGGTGATAATTATCAGGCTATCGAATTGCCTTATGACGGACAAGAACTATCTATGGTCATCTTCCTGCCCGCGCTGGGACAGTTCCAGGCCTTTGAAGAAGCGATGACTTCTCAACTGGCCAGCGATATTTCGGCGCAAAAGATTAATAACCGGCAGGTTGCCCTCACTATGCCCAGGTTTGAATTTAAATCAGAATTCGGGCTTAAAGAGACACTTATGGGTATGGGCATGGTAGATCCGTTTTTGGATAGCGCCGATTTTTCCGGTATGTCCAGCCAGAGTGACCTGCATATTGACGATGTTGTGCATAAGGCGTTTGTTTCCGTAGATGAAGCCGGAACCGAAGCAGCAGCCGCGAGCGCCGTGATCGTGGGAACAACATCTATGCCGGCGGAGCCGGTGGCAGTTACTCTTGACCGCCCCTTCGTTTTCCTGATTCGTGATATTCAAACAGGCGCGGTACTGTTTATTGGACGTGTGATGAATCCGGGCGAGTAGAATAGTCTCGAATCGCCACGGGTAAGGAAATACCAATGTGAAAAGAATAGTAGTAGTGAACTATATCGATGATTTTATCGACATGTGGCGAATATAGGTGGTAGCCGACAGACATTCTATATGGCAACGTAAATATGTTTATTCTCTACATTCCATAGGTTTTAACTAAAAATCCAACTTGAAGCCAGAAGATAAAGCCCCTCTTTAATTCGCAATAGATTAGTTTCTAATAATTATTACTAAAGCCTCCTGAACTGGGAGGCTTTTTGTTTTTTCTTCCTTCGTTCTTCCCCGAGGATTACCCAGAAACATGCTATTTCTTGATGTATCTCAATTTGACTTTTTGTTAAATAATGAATCTAGAAATGTATTTTTCAGCACCTTAAAAACTGAATATCAGCAGAGCCTTGACCCCGTATCGCGGTACGGGGCAGGCACTGAACGCTTGCCTCACCGAAAGGGGGTTAAGCGTGGTTACAACAGCGTGTCCTCAAGATGATAACCCTTTATCCTATGACAGGCTAGATGGCGAGTGGCTTGTTTGGTATCAAGTTGCCCACCGCTTTGAGCGTAAAGTACCGTCACCGGATAGAGCGGACATAAGACACAGTATTATTCTGGAGCTAGCTATGGCAAGACGCAGAGACGGCCAGCCATATTGCTTTCTCGCCGGTTACTCTTTCGATATCCCAAAGGAATAATGTTTTAGCCAGCGCCGGCGGACCGGCCAGCAGGACATGCACCGGTTTTTCTGCCATTAAACAAGCTCTCAACAGTTCCTTAACCTCGTCATGACCGATGATATCCTCGAATAAGTCATCAGGCAGGCTTAGTTTTTGATTTTGTGGCGTCTGGAGTGATTCGTTGGCAGCTTTCACAATCACCGCTTTTCCCAATTCACTAAGACGATAACCGGTATGAGAGTTGGACCTAAAAACATTCTCCAGGTAACCATCTTTGAAAAGACGGCTAAGGGTTGCCGGCCAAATCCGGACATGGCGCCAGCCCCAGCCAATCTTGTACTCCTTTTCCATATCATGGGTTTTTTCGAACTTGGCTATTTCCGTTAGTAATCCAAGGTCTGCTTCTTTTATCATTTCCATCCTCTTTCCGCCTTGATCATTTGATAGGCCACCATTACCAGGTTGAAGAAGTATGCAGTTCCTTTTACTCCGGCAGTATCGGGATGTAGCTTTCTTACCAATTCACGGTAGCGTACCTTTACTTCGTCATTACTGGCGGACTTTTCCAGCCCCATGACAAGATAAGGATCCGTTGCTGATTGTCCGTTTACCATTCCCTGTAATTTCATAGTCTCTATGCCAAAGGATTTCAATAGGGTTGCGAGGTATTCATTCATCCAGCACTGTAGTTCCTTCAACATGATCACGAGTATTTTAGCGAACATCTCTCTCGTTTGATCAGCCATGACCTAGCTCCATCCGCGGAGATTCGGCATCAGCGGCCGGCCCATCCGGGAGAAGTCAGGGCATTTTTGACACACTTGGTAGACCAGCGGAGCGCCGCGCTTTAGTGGCTCTATCGAGCTGATGGGCAGCCGGTGCCCTTTTTCACAATGGATGCATTTTTCGTTTACCTTGGCATGGCAGCATTCGTATAAACTTCGTGACATTTTACTCCTCCTTTTCGCCCAGAAATATTCGCGATTAGTTAAGGCGACCTTGTTCTCTCAACACCAAGCCAGTCCAGGAGAATAGCCCGGACATAACTGATATGCATTTTGTCAGGCCGGCCTGCCGCGTCCCGGAAAGCTCGATTGACATAATCTATTGGGCAACTAGCGGCCGATAATTCTTTGGCCAGGTCGCGGAGCTGCACCGACTCCCGGACATCCGGTTCGCGCGGAATGATTTCGTTAATATTTCCGGATGGCACACGGCCCCATTCTTTCCTGAAACATACCGTTAACCTCTCCAGTATTTCCGTATCCGGATATCGAGCA from Dehalococcoidales bacterium encodes:
- a CDS encoding serpin family protein, with product MKRLLFLMLAIVMISGLFGCSQPAAAGLLKSDKDRITSPMVNQSDMTMLVNGDGEFAFDLYQALKKEGGNIFYSPYSISLALAMTYAGARGETAQQMADTLHYLLPQSALHPAFNSLGIELDKRGEGAQGKDEQGFRLNIVNAIWGQKDYKFLSAYLDLLAENYGAGLRVLDFIKNTDQSREVINQWVSDQTEGRIKDLIPEGSIDSLTRLVLTNAIYFNAAWALPFQPEATQNGPFHLISGTDVTVAMMKQTGSFKYVEGDNYQAIELPYDGQELSMVIFLPALGQFQAFEEAMTSQLASDISAQKINNRQVALTMPRFEFKSEFGLKETLMGMGMVDPFLDSADFSGMSSQSDLHIDDVVHKAFVSVDEAGTEAAAASAVIVGTTSMPAEPVAVTLDRPFVFLIRDIQTGAVLFIGRVMNPGE
- a CDS encoding J domain-containing protein; translated protein: MADQTREMFAKILVIMLKELQCWMNEYLATLLKSFGIETMKLQGMVNGQSATDPYLVMGLEKSASNDEVKVRYRELVRKLHPDTAGVKGTAYFFNLVMVAYQMIKAERGWK